One Gemmatimonadota bacterium genomic region harbors:
- a CDS encoding PD40 domain-containing protein, with product MRRFVRSLVPLLLPVTLAAQAVPSWRVDTVRAPGPRLDFTATRGTWMNVDVSPDGRSIAFDLLGHVYELPLAGGEARALTRGSSWNMQPRYSPDGARVLFTSDRGGMNALWALTRGGDQVEQLSKGSQWTAGGSWSADGHAFFATVMDLGARFSAVRLDQWGNRLEFVRPAVFTPPTHFVEAGGKVYYSIPAGAVYAAGFQVRSYDLRTGETSTLVARPGGAFSPTLSRDGRYLAYAHRDDKATQLVLRVLGTGAERVLLPALDRDRQEAGAGTGYGAHPQMSFTPDGSEIVLARDGKLIAVHTQRGAVREIPFTAPVQRQLAQRLAFPVAVPAEGTTRTRSHRFGIAVDGGVVYEALGDLHLMAGTQRTNLTNSAAHESSPVFDPGSRTLYYATWDDDSLGAVWSRPLGGGTPQRLTTVPSQYGSLALSADGRSLAYIRGAGELQRGETTIDEQLTFDLMVRGPDGSERRVAGVSMAGSNHMGTAGQPPGVSFTPDGSRIYYTEFAGDTLYLRRVRLDGEGKETLYAFPHAVTANVSPDGRWVAFREYQRSFVTPFAFAGRTVAISAYDQLGPAFRVDANDGGYLGWSRDGARVHWTRGTGYYEKAVAEIVAARGSPTRTDLSFDFLVDRPSGTIALTNARVVTMDARRTVHERATVIITGNVISAVGPSVRVPAGARTFDLRGRTVIPGMIDAHAHYNPTLSTLHTVEQRHQGLLANLAYGTTTMYEVYGNVYKDFLVSDLQRSGAIPGARLFSTGNPIYGLRTYRPKIFRPITSLADAEEIVRFNKDHGATALKDYVQFGRAARQQLYEAARSMGVNVVAETAVDPPMNFTMLLDGVSGLEHTIGLTPIQDDVTRLWAASGAGNTPTLIVSYNGPQGETLYRQSERLWEDPKVLQFFRRDQMLAGRRPTHFFDDDIYAVEMAAELKKLAAAGVSLQGSGHGQQHGLDKHWELELFVKGGFSALDALTFATISSARYLGLDRQLGSLEAGKLADLVILEANPLVDIRNSRRIDRVMLNGVLYSGKDAARVFPDPRPARPMYFQR from the coding sequence GTGCGCCGATTCGTCCGCTCCCTCGTACCGCTGCTCCTCCCCGTGACCCTCGCCGCGCAGGCCGTCCCATCGTGGCGCGTCGACACGGTGCGGGCGCCCGGTCCACGCCTCGACTTCACGGCGACTCGCGGCACGTGGATGAACGTGGACGTTTCGCCAGACGGTCGCTCGATCGCCTTTGACCTCCTCGGCCATGTGTACGAGCTGCCCCTCGCCGGAGGAGAGGCCCGCGCGCTTACGCGCGGCAGCAGCTGGAACATGCAGCCGCGGTATAGCCCCGATGGCGCGCGCGTCCTGTTTACCTCCGACAGAGGGGGGATGAACGCCCTCTGGGCGCTCACCCGCGGTGGCGACCAGGTGGAGCAGCTATCCAAGGGGTCGCAGTGGACCGCGGGGGGCTCGTGGTCAGCGGATGGGCACGCCTTCTTCGCCACCGTCATGGACCTCGGCGCTCGCTTCTCGGCCGTTCGACTGGACCAGTGGGGGAATCGGCTCGAGTTCGTGCGGCCAGCGGTCTTCACCCCGCCGACGCATTTCGTGGAGGCGGGCGGCAAGGTGTACTACTCGATTCCGGCAGGGGCCGTGTATGCCGCCGGCTTCCAGGTGCGCTCGTACGACCTTCGCACCGGGGAGACGTCCACCCTGGTGGCACGACCCGGCGGGGCCTTCTCACCCACGCTGTCACGCGATGGCCGCTACCTCGCCTATGCCCATCGCGACGACAAGGCCACGCAGCTCGTGCTGCGCGTGCTGGGGACCGGCGCGGAGCGCGTGCTCCTCCCCGCGCTGGATCGCGACCGCCAGGAGGCTGGGGCCGGCACCGGGTATGGTGCCCATCCGCAGATGAGCTTCACCCCGGATGGGTCGGAGATCGTGCTTGCGAGGGACGGCAAGCTCATCGCCGTTCACACCCAGCGCGGTGCGGTGCGGGAGATTCCGTTCACGGCACCGGTGCAGCGGCAGCTGGCACAGCGATTGGCGTTCCCGGTCGCGGTCCCCGCCGAGGGGACCACGCGGACGCGATCGCACCGATTCGGGATCGCCGTTGATGGTGGTGTCGTGTACGAGGCGCTGGGCGACTTGCACCTCATGGCCGGGACGCAGCGCACCAACCTGACCAACAGTGCCGCGCATGAGTCGAGCCCGGTGTTCGATCCGGGGAGCCGGACCTTGTACTACGCGACGTGGGACGATGACTCGCTTGGGGCGGTCTGGTCGCGCCCCCTTGGCGGTGGCACGCCGCAGCGCCTGACGACGGTCCCGTCCCAGTACGGGTCCCTCGCCCTCTCGGCGGACGGGCGGTCACTGGCCTACATTCGGGGAGCAGGGGAGTTGCAGCGTGGGGAAACCACGATCGACGAGCAGCTCACCTTTGACCTCATGGTCCGAGGCCCTGACGGGTCGGAGCGGCGCGTGGCGGGGGTGTCCATGGCGGGGTCGAACCACATGGGGACCGCCGGGCAGCCCCCGGGCGTGAGCTTCACGCCCGACGGTAGCCGGATCTACTACACGGAATTTGCAGGTGACACCCTCTATCTCCGGCGCGTGCGCCTCGACGGCGAGGGGAAGGAGACGTTGTATGCCTTCCCGCACGCAGTCACGGCCAACGTCTCGCCCGATGGGCGTTGGGTCGCCTTCCGTGAATACCAGCGGAGCTTCGTGACGCCGTTCGCCTTTGCGGGACGCACGGTCGCCATCAGCGCCTACGATCAGCTGGGCCCCGCCTTTCGTGTTGACGCGAACGATGGGGGATACCTCGGCTGGTCGCGCGACGGCGCCCGCGTGCACTGGACCCGGGGAACGGGCTACTACGAGAAGGCGGTGGCCGAGATCGTGGCCGCGCGCGGGTCACCGACACGCACCGACCTGTCGTTCGACTTTCTCGTCGATCGCCCGAGCGGGACGATTGCGCTCACCAACGCGCGGGTTGTGACGATGGACGCGCGTCGCACCGTGCATGAACGCGCCACGGTCATCATCACCGGCAACGTGATCTCGGCCGTCGGCCCCTCGGTGCGCGTCCCCGCCGGCGCGCGCACCTTCGACCTGCGGGGCCGCACGGTGATTCCCGGGATGATTGACGCGCACGCCCACTACAACCCGACGCTTTCGACCCTCCACACCGTGGAACAGCGGCACCAGGGGCTGCTGGCGAACCTCGCGTACGGTACGACGACGATGTACGAGGTCTACGGGAACGTGTACAAGGACTTCCTCGTCTCGGACCTGCAGCGGAGTGGCGCCATTCCCGGAGCGCGCCTGTTCTCCACGGGCAATCCGATTTATGGCCTGCGCACCTACCGACCAAAGATCTTCCGCCCGATCACGTCATTGGCGGACGCCGAGGAAATCGTACGCTTCAACAAGGACCATGGGGCGACGGCCCTGAAGGACTACGTCCAGTTTGGTCGCGCGGCGCGACAGCAGCTGTACGAGGCGGCACGGTCCATGGGGGTGAACGTGGTGGCGGAGACAGCCGTCGATCCGCCGATGAATTTCACCATGCTGCTCGATGGGGTCAGCGGCCTGGAGCATACCATCGGCCTGACGCCGATCCAGGACGACGTCACGCGCCTCTGGGCGGCCAGTGGGGCTGGGAATACCCCGACGCTCATCGTCTCGTACAACGGGCCGCAGGGTGAGACGTTGTATCGGCAGTCGGAACGTCTCTGGGAGGACCCGAAGGTCCTGCAGTTCTTCCGTCGTGACCAGATGCTGGCCGGTCGGCGCCCGACGCACTTCTTTGACGACGACATCTACGCGGTGGAGATGGCGGCCGAGCTGAAGAAGCTCGCGGCGGCCGGCGTGTCGCTGCAGGGCAGCGGGCACGGCCAGCAGCACGGGCTCGACAAGCACTGGGAGCTGGAGCTGTTCGTGAAGGGCGGATTCAGCGCCCTCGATGCCCTGACCTTTGCGACGATCTCGTCTGCGCGCTACCTCGGGTTGGACCGCCAACTCGGCTCCCTCGAGGCGGGGAAGCTCGCGGACCTAGTGATCCTGGAAGCCAACCCACTTGTCGACATCCGCAACTCGCGCCGCATCGATCGCGTGATGCTCAACGGCGTGTTGTACAGCGGGAAGGATGCGGCGCGCGTGTTCCCGGATCCTCGGCCGGCGCGCCCGATGTACTTCCAGCGTTAG
- a CDS encoding amidohydrolase, which translates to MTSSPRLFALAAALVACSPAGSQAPPVAVTGPVDDRARAVLERDAVRLVEFRRDLHRHPETSGNEVRTAHAVSVELRRLGLTDIRTGVGGHGVVALVRGRRPGPMVAYRADMDAVPSSAPDPVEFRSLTDGVRHICGHDIHTTIGIALAGIMQSLRDSLAGSVMFVFQPAEERATGANAMLAAGVFGNERPVAIYGLHTAPYEVGALATAPGPMMAGRDPFTVTLTGAGDHSVATNITLQALQQLATATPDQAFANQPFDFIALTLSPPQATPGRTTISGTVSVASATSRARAQSLVTAGLAALMPMGVTIQGTYQAKAVAGVTNDSTLTTRATAAIRARLGADAVRAVTGIVPAFSEDFGSFQERVPGVFYFLGVSNSARGWVGMPHSPGYVADEGAIAVGARAMAAVLLDRLASP; encoded by the coding sequence ATGACCAGCTCACCTCGCCTGTTCGCCCTCGCAGCCGCACTGGTTGCATGTTCGCCAGCCGGGTCCCAGGCACCTCCCGTCGCCGTCACCGGTCCAGTGGACGACCGCGCGCGCGCCGTGCTCGAACGCGACGCCGTTCGGCTGGTCGAGTTTCGCCGCGACCTCCATCGCCACCCAGAAACGTCAGGGAACGAGGTGCGCACCGCCCATGCCGTGTCGGTGGAACTCCGGCGGCTGGGACTCACCGACATCCGCACGGGAGTTGGCGGGCACGGCGTCGTCGCCCTCGTGCGCGGGCGCCGCCCGGGTCCCATGGTGGCCTACCGGGCGGACATGGACGCGGTGCCCTCCAGCGCCCCGGATCCCGTGGAGTTCCGGTCGCTGACGGACGGCGTCCGCCACATCTGTGGCCACGACATCCACACCACCATCGGCATCGCCCTGGCGGGGATCATGCAGAGCCTGCGCGACTCACTTGCCGGCAGTGTCATGTTTGTCTTCCAGCCCGCCGAGGAACGGGCGACGGGGGCCAACGCGATGCTCGCGGCCGGGGTCTTCGGGAACGAACGGCCGGTCGCGATCTACGGCCTGCACACGGCCCCATACGAGGTGGGGGCGCTCGCCACCGCCCCCGGCCCCATGATGGCCGGCCGCGATCCGTTCACGGTCACGCTCACTGGTGCCGGTGACCATTCGGTGGCGACTAACATCACCCTGCAGGCGCTTCAGCAGCTCGCCACGGCCACGCCGGACCAGGCATTCGCCAACCAGCCGTTCGACTTCATCGCGCTGACGTTATCGCCGCCGCAGGCCACCCCGGGCCGGACGACCATCTCGGGGACGGTGTCGGTGGCCTCGGCGACCTCTCGGGCGCGGGCCCAATCGCTGGTCACCGCCGGCCTTGCGGCCCTGATGCCCATGGGGGTCACGATCCAGGGGACCTACCAGGCGAAAGCGGTCGCCGGGGTGACCAACGACAGCACCTTGACCACGCGCGCCACCGCGGCGATCCGCGCGCGACTGGGGGCCGATGCCGTCCGCGCCGTGACCGGGATCGTCCCGGCGTTCAGCGAGGATTTCGGCTCGTTCCAGGAACGGGTCCCGGGCGTGTTCTACTTCCTCGGCGTGTCGAACAGCGCCAGGGGATGGGTCGGGATGCCCCATTCACCGGGCTACGTCGCCGACGAAGGGGCCATCGCCGTTGGCGCCCGGGCGATGGCCGCGGTGCTGCTCGATCGGCTTGCCTCGCCCTGA